The Garra rufa chromosome 18, GarRuf1.0, whole genome shotgun sequence genome window below encodes:
- the LOC141291509 gene encoding uncharacterized protein, whose translation MTEKISEQETRIQTLIEGSKNVTSNRFSPLSEAPTEKPDESALVIGNSIVRNVKMETPATVVQCLSGARAPDILANLKVLANVICKFSKIVIHVGTNDVRLRQSEITKNNVKEVCELASTMSDTVICSGPLPDYRGDEIHSRLPSLNGWMSKWCPQNNIGFIDNWTSFWGRPDLLKRDGLHYSRGGAARLFRNMVHSLRVCT comes from the exons atgacagagaagatttcagaacaaGAGACACGCATCCAAACTTTGATAGAGGGTAGTAAGAATGT aacatcaaacaggttctccccactcagtgaagcacccactgagaaacctgatgaaagtgctctagttatTGGcaattctattgtacggaacgtgaaaatggAGACACCAGCCACCGTAGTCCAATGTTTatcgggagccagagcgcctgacatcttggcaaatttaaaagtgctggctaatgttatatgtaaattcagtaagattgttattcacgtcggcactaatgatgttcgacttcgccagtcggagatcactaaaaataatgttaaagaggtgtgtgaacttgcaagtacgatgtcagacactgtaatatgctctggtcccctccctgatTACCGTGGTGATGAGATACATAGCAGACTGCCGTCACTCAATGGCTGGATGTCTAAGTGGTGCCCgcaaaataacataggtttcatagacaattggacaagtttttggggcagacctgacctgttgaaaagagatggtctccATTACTCCAGGGGTGGTGCTGCTCGTCTCTTTAGAAATATGGtgcatagtcttagagtttgcacttga